The genomic region GTTATCGTGATGCCCTTTCAATATACAAGGGTTGGTATAATAATCCTAGGAGAGGGCGTTTCCCAAGAGTGTACAAACCCACTGTATGGTTAACACCAAAGGCAAGTTATAATGTGGATTTCGAGAGGATGACTGTTAGGATTGCAAGTGTTGGAGAACTTCAAATTCTAGGTTATCCTAGGAACTTGAAGGAGTACTTAAGCTGGAAAATGAAGGAGGCTAGGTTAGTGATCAAGGGCGGTAAGGCTTTTCTAAAGGTCGTTTTTGACAATGAGGAAGAAGGGAAAGTTGAACCAAGGGGAAGTATTGCCGTAGACATTAACATGGCTGAAGTAGTCGTAGGGAAGGACGACAAACACTACGTTAGGATTCCAACTCGTCTCGAAGAGGTTCATCACTGGAAGTCTTTAGCTGAAAGCCTACAAAGGAAGTACCCAAGGAGGTGGAGGGAGAATAGGAGGATCCTAAACAGGATTCATTCCTTCCACCTAAAGGCTAAGATGGTTATGGAGGATTTTGCTAGGAAAGTGGGGAAATGGGTTGTTGAAGTAGCTAGAATGATGGGTTCTAACGTCATTAAGTTGGAGAGTCTTAAGAACCTTATCAAGAATGTTGATAAATTGCCGAAGGAGTTTAGGGATAAACTGTATCTGATGCAGTATCGTCGTTTGCAGTATTGGATTGTTTGGCAAGCTAAAAAACACGGAATGATTGTTGAGTTTGTTAATCCTAGTTATTCATCAGTCTCATGCCCTAAGTGTGAGCAAAAGATGGTTGAGGTTTCCCATCGTTGGTTTAGGTGTTCATGTGGTTATGAGAATGATCGTGATGTTATTGCTGTAGTTAATCTTAATGGGAGGGGTTCTCTGAGCCTCTCGACTGCCCCTCAAATGAGAGATGTAAGAGCGAATCGATGAGGGGAACCCTCGCTGGCGGGGAGGAAGTCAGTAGACCAAATGTAGAGGAAGGATCCTCATTTATTATTTGCTGATTTAGCCAAATAATGAAATCCTTATCCAAAGAGCTTAATATCGTCTGAAGCTTACTTTCCATCGCAATGTTGTCACAGAGGATTATAATAATGTTTTCTCAAACGTCAGAAGTACATGAGCTACTTAATTGAAAAGTTTTTTAGCTTCGTTAAGCATTTCCTTCACTTTTTCTACTCCTATTTTTACATAATCTAAAGAAAGTTTTCCCTCGTGGAATCCCCAAACGTGAAGATCGTATGCAGAATTCCAACCATTAATTACCCAATCTCCTAAAGCCTTAGATAAAGTTTTGCTCGCCATGCTAAGAAGATAAGTATACCATCTACCTTCTCTTAAGAAAGATTGATATTCTGGAGTCCTAAACTTCTCAGCTAGTGCTTTTACTACTTCCTCTGCTACTTTGTATGCTTTTTCCGAAGCTTGAACTGCGTCGCCTTTATTTAAATATTCCTCACTTTCTTTTAAATAATTTTCAGCTAACTTTATCCTCTCCTCTGAAGTATAGTTAGGATCCTCCCGGCTAAGCGCGTCAAGTAATACTTCGTTTACGTCAATTCCCTTCTTCATTCCACGTTTATTAATTAAATACGCTCGCTATTAAATCTTATAATATTCACTAGAATTCATATAAGAAACTCAAAGACTGTATTTAATTTTCATTGATTATCACTTAATTTCCGCTTTCCGAGATATTCTTTTCTCGTTCGGAATCTTTAAATAGAGGAGTCCACCAATGAATATGGAAGAAGCTAAAAGGATAGTCGAATTGATTGAGGAAAAGCTTTTACAACGTTTGTATAAATTTTTACTCATGTGAGAATAATCTGAGTAACATTAGCTAAGAACTACTCATTACTTTAAATTTTCTCGACTTTATTTATAAGCGTGAAAATAGTAACTTGGAACGTTAACGGTTTAAAGGCAATAACCAGGAAAGGCTCCCTAGACGAAGTTTTAAAATACGACGTTATTATGTTACAAGAAATAAGGACTTCCGACTTACCTTTAGACTTGCTGTTTTCCGGACTTACGATAGAGTCTTTCTCTGCAAAGAAAAAAGGGTATAGCGGTGTTATGACATTAACGCGTTATAAGCCAATAAACGTAATAAAAGGCTTAAACGTTGAAGAATTTGACGAAGAAGGCAGAGTTTTGACCCTTGAGTTCGAGAAATTATTCTTAATTAACTCTTATTTCCCTAGAGCTGGTGACGAACTAAAGAGGTTAGATTTCAAGATAAAGTTCGATAAGACCATAGAGGAATTCATGATGAAGTTGAGAGAAAGAAAGCCCGTAATTATTTGTGGAGATTTTAACGCGGTAAGAGATAGGAAGGACTCATCTTTTTGGGACGAAAGGGAACCGGCTTTAACTCCTCAAGAGAGGGAATGGTTAAATCACGTGGTTAATGACCTAGGATTTATAGACGCTTACAAACTAGTTAATCCTAGTAAGAATGAATTTACCTGGAGGAGTTATAGGTTTAAATGGAAGGCAATGAGGATTGATTATTGCCTAGTTTCCTCGGAGTTAAAGAATGAAATTAAGAACTGCGAAGTGTTAAAGATTGAAGGATCTGATCATTATCCATTACTCTTAGAGCTTAACATTGAAAGCCCGTAATGTTCCTTGAATTATTCTTAACATCTTTTTATTTATTTTATTTTATATTTTATCATAATCTATCTCTCTAAGAATAGGATCCACTATTTCGTAAACCCCTTCTTTCTTCTTTTCTATGAAATTATTATTAATAAGGGATTCCAATGCCAAACTCAATTCCTTATCGTCTACATCACCCAATTTTATTTCTACTCCTCTCTTGATGTCTTTCCACGTATTTACTACCTTTAGCACATTCATTATTGTTGTGTAAATTCCCTTATTATTTTTGCCCTCAAGAAAATGTTTAAATTCATCAATCATTATCTTCTTACCTTCTTCAATAGTGTAGGCCATTGAGGAATCAAAGTCTATTTTCCTTATAGCGTAAAAATTTCCAAAGAGTGTTAGCCAACCTACAACTCCGTCCAACTTTTTGACTACTTCATCCTCTTTATCAAAACGCACATTTAGTTCTTCCATCCCTTTTTTGAGGAAATTCCTAGAAGTGTCTTCATCAAATGGCCTTAAATTTAATAAGACGGGCGGTCTGCCGTGAAGAGGAGATGAAGATGAAGGGTTAGATAATGCCTTAGTTACTCCTATGTAAGAACCAGAGAATATGAACCTTACTTTAGGATTAGAGGCGAAAACATTCCCCAAAACTTCAAGGAATTGCTTACTTGCTTGGGAAATCTCCTGAACTTCGTCAAGACCTATTACTACGTCTTCTTCAATTGAATTGAAAAGTTCTATTAAGCTGTTAACTACTTTAGCACCTCTTTTTAATTCTATTCCTGCAGAACCTATGACGAAATTAACCTTAACAGAAATCTTAAAACTAGGTTTACTACCATTTATTTCTGACAGAATTGCCTTAAGTAATGAATTCAAATTTCTAACTCCTCTAAGATTAACATAAATACCTTTAAATCCATAATTTTTCTTCATTTCGTTTATTATCACTTTCATTAAACTAGTTTTTCCTATCTCTCTTTGACCGCCTATTATTAACCAATTCTTTGATAATAGTTGCGATATAGAAAAGTCAATCTCTTTATCTCTTCCGAATAATTCTTTCCTGTCCTCTTTAGGATGAAGATCGAATAACAACTGTACCCACACCAGTAACTGTAGTGAGTACAGTAAAAAGCATTATGCGAACTAAGACCTTAGATAATTTAACATCTTAAATTACAAAAAGTGGGACGAAAAGCCTCGCCAGATGGATAGCCCCGCGTTTAAATCTTTTAGTGACGCTAACGATGCTCCTTGCTGAATGGGACAGTGGGAGGAGCAACCAGTATCTTCCTTTAAGGGACTAAAGCAATGATCTCTCTGGCTACCCTGACTGCTAAATGATGGTGGGAACGATGAGGAGGGAACCCTTGCCTCTGCGAGGCAGGGAGGAGTGAGTGAAATCCCCATAATTTTTACTCCTCTTATTCGAAGGTGAAATAAAAGATCTTTATTCCTCTTTATAACCCTGTTTATTTCCTTCTCCAACATTTTAATAAAATCCCTGTATACTATGTATTCCTTAATTCTCTAACTTCCTCATGTCAAGAAAAACGTAAGTTGAGCCTACGTGGTTTAAAACCGACTTTACGAGAGAAGTTTTCCTGTTCTCCTTAATCCCATTATAACAATTAATGGAAAATCTAGTGAATTTTTAAGTAATTAGATTTCACTTTCTCTGTCAAAAATTATCTTTAGGTCTAGGGTTAAATAGCGTTTTACTTACTCCCTCCCTATTTCTTGCTCATCTTCATTATTCTCGAGATTACGTAGTTTATCCCTTCAATAGTGAGTACTCCTACAAGGACTGGATGCAAAATATAAATAGGAGAAACTCTTTCTAAAACTCCCAGAAAAGTTGCCAAAATTGATGGAGGATGCTCTATATTTAGAATTAATTCAATACCGTAAGCTACTATTGATGCCAAAACGGCTATAAAGATGCTAGAACCTATAAGCACAAAAATAACTCCTATAAAGGCGGAAAGCAAATAGGAGGATAATATAACAAGACTTCTCTGAAACTTCCAAGCCGGGTCTGGAAACTTAGTTCCTGCAGTAGCTAAAAAAGGAGGTAAGATAAACGTAACGTGAGTTTCTATCGACGCAAACGTAATTATGCTGATTGAGATTACAAGGTTTAAAAACGCAAATAGCTTGTATTTCCTATTTAACTCCATGAAGAAAATAGTGAATATCGAAATTTATGGCTTACTCACGAATTTATGAAGCTGTATTGATAAATTATAACCTTCTTTAACAACCACGTCCCACCAATAATCTATTCTTTCATTATTTATTGGTTGTAACCAGACTTTGCTTTTTTCCACTCCTAGATATTCCACCATTTTCCTAACTTCGTCAAGGTCGTCTTCCCACATTACCGGAAACTTTAGATAATAGAACTTTTCTTCGTCCATTAATTTTTCCACGTTTTTCTTTACAATTTCTACTTTGTATTTTACTCCAGCATTAGACAGCTTAGGAGATATGCTGAAATAATCTACGTAATCCACAAAATGATCTTTCAATAACACTGTTCCGTTAGTTTCAACAAGAATTTCGCTTCCCCTGCTCTTAGCCTTAGTAAGGAAATTTCTTAGAATATCCTGATATAATGTAGGCTCTCCACCGGTTAAGATTATAAAATCGTCGAAAACGTCTAGATCTGTTAGAACTTTCGGCTTACCGTAATATGAGTATTTTGTGTCGCACCAAGAGCACCTCAAATTACAACCGAAGAATCTAATAAAGAGCGCTCTCCTACCGGAAAAAGGGCCTTCTCCTTGTAAGCTTACGAATATCTCACTAATCGGTAACATTTAGTAGAAGAAAGTGTTTGATAATAAAAAGTCTTCCTTTTTAACCGGCAAGATGATAATACACACGTCTTGAAGTTTAAAAAAGTAAGTAAATATAGTTTCATTTTTACGTTAGATTTGGGTAAAAATATATTTAATGTCTTTCTCTATCTTGAGTTATGAATTTAAAAAATCAGTTTGTATACATCCTAGGAGTACTAATTCTAGCATCCATAGTGGCACAAATATACATAGCCTGCAGGCACGATAACGAGGAAATGAAGGTAATAGTAATAAATAACGGCACTGGATATATTGGAGATCCTCCTGCAAGTTTAGGAAATAGTGAAGACTACTTAATAAACCCAGTATTTCCTGCACACACTATAGCTAGCCAGTACGCTTACGTAACTTACGGTAATGGAAGAGTATTCATAGGCGGATTTTATTTATCTGGCAATGGATATTTAGCAGGTGCAAAAGGCGCAGCAGTAGTTTCATCAATGTTGGCCTATCAGCCTTTAACGTCTTATGATTACTATTTATATATTACAGCACCTTCCTGCATTAACGTTGGAGGGGCAGTTAAAACTGACTCAGCTACGGTAATGTTCTTAGCCTCAATGCTAGGTCAAGAGTCTTCATTAAATAAGTCAATGTACTTCTTGGGCGACGTTGGACTAGAGGGTTACATGTATTCAACAGGAGTAGTTTACCAAAGAATAGTACAATTATACAATGGAGGAATCTACTACCTAGTAGTTCCTAAAATGATGGCATTAGCGGAAGGGAAAACTTCCAAATGGCTCAGGAATTTGCATTACAGCACCACGAGGTTTTACTTACAGTTTGTTCAATACCTCAAATGTATCAAATGGAAACTACAGAACCATTACCTCAGCCAATAGGTTATTTAGATTTACAATATAATGCTTCTGCAGGATATTACTATCTGTGTTCGCTCTACAAAGAATTAAATTCGTCAGTAAGTAACCAAACAGTAAAAGAAGAGGCATTAAGCTGTTGGCTAAAAGCTGTAGGCTTAGCAGAGGAAGGTGATTATTATGCTTTCCATTTCTATCCAAATCCTGCAATTAATGCAATAGCACTACTTTACTCTCAAGATCCGTCATTTAACCTGGACGAAGAGGTTTGCAAAGCAGTAAATTGTTCAGGAAATAATTTATGGAAAATTGAAACTGCAGCAGAGGCAGCATATTTAGCTCAAGGTAATGTAAGTGATAAAATACTTGCTGACGCTTGGGCTGCACTGAGCTTATCAATTACTGCAGGACCAACAATAATCCCGTTAGGATTATATGAAGGAGTTTACAATGCTTATGTAATAGATGTTTATGCCGCGGAGTACTACGATGCAGTAACAGGATCAAAGGCAGGTAACTTAACGCTTCTAACTGACGTATTTGATAACCATAATTTAATTTATGACTACGGCTTCTTCGCAAACTATTATGCAATGCTGGCAATAGACTTCCGCAACTACTTCTTAGATCAGTTAAACTCCACTGCATTGCAAGAAGTCGAGACTTCAATATGTAATTACATGATCCATGAAGATCAGATCCTGGAAAATGCTGCTGCATACTATGACGGTCCTTCAGTTGTAGGATATATAATGATGAGTTACGGAATGGAAAACCATAACTTATGCTACTTATACTACGCAATGCCGTTCATTAGAATGACAATGAACATGGAGCAATTGACATGGTATAATGTGGATTGAAAGAGGAAAAGTTCTTAATTTTTTTTACAATAAATTATTTTACCTTTTATTAAGCCCTAGTTATTTTTACATCTCTTACTAGGACGTATGGAGAAAGTACGGGGATTCTAGAATCCCACCACCTTACTAGGTATCTCTCCTTGGATACTTCTTCTATATTCCTTATTATATTATGGATACTGTCTGCAATTCTCAACC from Acidianus ambivalens harbors:
- a CDS encoding HPP family protein; this translates as MELNRKYKLFAFLNLVISISIITFASIETHVTFILPPFLATAGTKFPDPAWKFQRSLVILSSYLLSAFIGVIFVLIGSSIFIAVLASIVAYGIELILNIEHPPSILATFLGVLERVSPIYILHPVLVGVLTIEGINYVISRIMKMSKK
- a CDS encoding metallopeptidase TldD-related protein codes for the protein MIIWYTRFQNYVEGNFSTVGRDAVVVYKNGSVEGVAGRLRIADSIHNIIRNIEEVSKERYLVRWWDSRIPVLSPYVLVRDVKITRA
- a CDS encoding PaREP1 family protein — encoded protein: MKKGIDVNEVLLDALSREDPNYTSEERIKLAENYLKESEEYLNKGDAVQASEKAYKVAEEVVKALAEKFRTPEYQSFLREGRWYTYLLSMASKTLSKALGDWVINGWNSAYDLHVWGFHEGKLSLDYVKIGVEKVKEMLNEAKKLFN
- a CDS encoding exodeoxyribonuclease III; the protein is MKIVTWNVNGLKAITRKGSLDEVLKYDVIMLQEIRTSDLPLDLLFSGLTIESFSAKKKGYSGVMTLTRYKPINVIKGLNVEEFDEEGRVLTLEFEKLFLINSYFPRAGDELKRLDFKIKFDKTIEEFMMKLRERKPVIICGDFNAVRDRKDSSFWDEREPALTPQEREWLNHVVNDLGFIDAYKLVNPSKNEFTWRSYRFKWKAMRIDYCLVSSELKNEIKNCEVLKIEGSDHYPLLLELNIESP
- a CDS encoding 7-carboxy-7-deazaguanine synthase QueE, which produces MLPISEIFVSLQGEGPFSGRRALFIRFFGCNLRCSWCDTKYSYYGKPKVLTDLDVFDDFIILTGGEPTLYQDILRNFLTKAKSRGSEILVETNGTVLLKDHFVDYVDYFSISPKLSNAGVKYKVEIVKKNVEKLMDEEKFYYLKFPVMWEDDLDEVRKMVEYLGVEKSKVWLQPINNERIDYWWDVVVKEGYNLSIQLHKFVSKP
- a CDS encoding RNA-guided endonuclease TnpB family protein, with amino-acid sequence MARRVKAIRATVSMKIAVSDSLLALVNNYVKALRFTLFWLKENVPNPNEKGVLGKVHEELYTRLRGEYNLPSKVAQDCYRDALSIYKGWYNNPRRGRFPRVYKPTVWLTPKASYNVDFERMTVRIASVGELQILGYPRNLKEYLSWKMKEARLVIKGGKAFLKVVFDNEEEGKVEPRGSIAVDINMAEVVVGKDDKHYVRIPTRLEEVHHWKSLAESLQRKYPRRWRENRRILNRIHSFHLKAKMVMEDFARKVGKWVVEVARMMGSNVIKLESLKNLIKNVDKLPKEFRDKLYLMQYRRLQYWIVWQAKKHGMIVEFVNPSYSSVSCPKCEQKMVEVSHRWFRCSCGYENDRDVIAVVNLNGRGSLSLSTAPQMRDVRANR
- a CDS encoding AAA family ATPase yields the protein MLFDLHPKEDRKELFGRDKEIDFSISQLLSKNWLIIGGQREIGKTSLMKVIINEMKKNYGFKGIYVNLRGVRNLNSLLKAILSEINGSKPSFKISVKVNFVIGSAGIELKRGAKVVNSLIELFNSIEEDVVIGLDEVQEISQASKQFLEVLGNVFASNPKVRFIFSGSYIGVTKALSNPSSSSPLHGRPPVLLNLRPFDEDTSRNFLKKGMEELNVRFDKEDEVVKKLDGVVGWLTLFGNFYAIRKIDFDSSMAYTIEEGKKIMIDEFKHFLEGKNNKGIYTTIMNVLKVVNTWKDIKRGVEIKLGDVDDKELSLALESLINNNFIEKKKEGVYEIVDPILREIDYDKI